The following proteins are co-located in the Candidatus Methylomirabilota bacterium genome:
- a CDS encoding amidohydrolase family protein, with product MTHDLVIRGGLLVDGTGAPARRGDLAVNGDRIAGLGVVEDRGRWEIDAGGLVVTPGFIDPHTHYDAQLTWDPLASCSSWHGITTLVTGNCGFTIAPCRAGDRETMMRMLQYVEGMSLGAMQKGIRWDFEGFDEYLDVLERSGLWVNVGALLGHSAIRQYVMGDAGWERAASDDEIERMAAVVREAMAAGALGLSSSANTNHVGDRGRPVPSRLAEERELTRLVATMGETGRGILELTIGGTRADRVAEVDRFAELARAGGRPITPVSIRHNPLRPDEHRQVLARIEALHREGLRVYPQGTCSPLTATFDLTGPFVFYRFPVWRRVLETPVSDWRTLFRDSGFRDEFRATVGRSALFTGDASPLRVHAVRSPAFGHFVGRTVAAVARTMGKEIVDAFFDLALDDDLKTQFTVAIVNTDAAAVAEIFTHPHTLLGLSDAGAHLTLFCEAGQTSRLLGHWVRERQALALEEAVRRITSMPADVFGLPDRGRLAPGLAADLVAFDPATIADHPPELVHDLPDGGPRLVQRATGIVWSFVNGRAVIREGRLPEAGAGPGPGRVLRPA from the coding sequence ATGACCCATGACCTCGTGATCCGCGGCGGTCTCCTGGTGGACGGCACCGGGGCCCCCGCCCGTCGGGGCGACCTCGCGGTGAACGGCGACCGGATCGCCGGGCTGGGCGTCGTCGAAGACCGCGGCCGGTGGGAGATCGACGCCGGCGGGCTCGTCGTCACCCCCGGCTTCATCGACCCCCACACGCACTACGACGCCCAGCTCACCTGGGACCCCCTGGCGTCGTGCTCGTCGTGGCACGGGATCACCACCCTCGTGACGGGGAACTGCGGCTTCACGATCGCCCCCTGCCGGGCCGGGGATCGCGAGACCATGATGCGCATGCTCCAGTACGTCGAGGGCATGTCGCTGGGAGCGATGCAGAAGGGCATCCGCTGGGACTTCGAGGGCTTTGACGAGTACCTGGACGTGCTCGAGCGTAGCGGGCTGTGGGTGAACGTGGGCGCGCTCCTCGGCCACTCGGCGATTCGGCAATACGTGATGGGCGACGCCGGGTGGGAGCGCGCCGCCTCCGACGACGAGATCGAACGGATGGCGGCGGTCGTCCGCGAGGCGATGGCGGCGGGCGCCCTGGGCCTCTCGTCGTCCGCCAACACGAACCACGTCGGCGACCGCGGCCGACCGGTGCCGAGCCGGCTCGCCGAGGAGCGGGAGCTGACGCGGCTGGTGGCGACCATGGGCGAGACCGGCCGCGGCATCCTGGAGCTGACCATCGGAGGGACGCGCGCCGACCGGGTCGCGGAGGTCGACCGCTTCGCCGAGCTGGCCCGGGCGGGCGGCCGGCCGATCACCCCGGTCTCGATCCGCCACAACCCCCTGCGCCCCGACGAGCACCGCCAGGTCCTGGCCCGCATCGAGGCGCTTCACCGGGAAGGGCTGCGTGTCTATCCCCAGGGCACCTGCTCGCCCCTCACCGCGACGTTCGACCTCACCGGCCCCTTCGTCTTTTATCGGTTCCCCGTGTGGCGGCGCGTGCTGGAGACGCCGGTCAGCGACTGGCGGACGCTCTTTCGCGATTCCGGGTTCCGCGACGAGTTCCGCGCGACCGTCGGCCGGTCGGCCCTCTTCACCGGAGACGCCTCCCCGTTGCGCGTCCACGCGGTCCGCTCGCCGGCGTTCGGCCACTTCGTGGGCCGGACGGTGGCGGCGGTCGCCCGGACGATGGGGAAGGAGATCGTCGACGCCTTCTTCGATCTCGCGCTCGACGACGACCTCAAGACCCAGTTCACGGTCGCGATCGTCAACACCGACGCGGCGGCGGTGGCCGAGATCTTCACGCACCCGCACACGCTGCTCGGCCTCTCCGACGCGGGGGCCCATCTCACCCTCTTCTGCGAGGCGGGTCAGACGAGCCGGCTCCTGGGGCACTGGGTGCGGGAGCGCCAGGCGCTCGCGCTCGAGGAGGCCGTGCGGCGGATCACCTCGATGCCGGCGGACGTGTTCGGCCTCCCGGACCGCGGGCGCCTCGCCCCCGGGCTGGCCGCCGACCTCGTCGCCTTCGACCCGGCCACGATCGCCGATCACCCGCCCGAGCTGGTCCACGACCTCCCGGACGGCGGGCCTCGGCTCGTACAGCGGGCGACCGGCATCGTCTGGTCGTTCGTCAACGGCCGGGCGGTGATCCGCGAGGGGCGGCTGCCGGAGGCCGGCGCCGGTCCCGGCCCGGGGCGCGTCCTCCGCCCGGCCTGA
- a CDS encoding sugar ABC transporter permease, which translates to MAVGNIAVTVRLPLRVRVRELLDREQVLGPLFVTPALFLLVLLVAYPFCMALYFAVSNAFIGRPSHFVGLRNFVNLWQSDAFRQTFQNAFVFTGSAVALKLVLGISLAVLLNQQLWFKRAIRGAVLLPWVIPTALSTLGWWWMFNSLYSVVNWTGIHLGVMDPPGPNWLGQKYYAMTAVVVVNVWRGLPFFAITILAGLVSIPRELYEAAEADGAGPVARFWHVTLPLLSPVLAIVVLFSTIFTFSDFNIVYVLTHGGPINSTHLFATLARQVGLESGQIGQGAAISLYLFPVLVFVVWVHLRFVRRQAY; encoded by the coding sequence GTGGCTGTCGGCAACATCGCCGTCACGGTGCGGCTGCCGCTCCGGGTGCGGGTCCGGGAACTGCTCGACCGCGAGCAAGTCCTGGGCCCGCTCTTCGTCACGCCCGCCCTCTTCCTGCTCGTGCTGCTGGTCGCGTACCCCTTCTGCATGGCGCTCTACTTCGCCGTGTCGAACGCCTTCATCGGCCGTCCGAGCCACTTCGTCGGGCTCCGCAACTTCGTCAACCTCTGGCAGAGCGACGCGTTCCGGCAGACCTTTCAGAACGCCTTCGTCTTCACGGGCTCGGCGGTCGCCCTCAAGCTCGTCCTGGGCATCTCCCTCGCCGTGCTGCTGAACCAGCAGCTCTGGTTCAAGCGGGCGATCCGCGGCGCCGTCCTGCTCCCGTGGGTCATCCCGACCGCGCTCTCAACGCTCGGCTGGTGGTGGATGTTCAACTCGCTCTACAGCGTGGTGAACTGGACCGGCATCCACCTGGGCGTCATGGACCCGCCCGGTCCGAACTGGCTGGGTCAGAAATACTACGCCATGACCGCGGTGGTGGTCGTGAACGTCTGGCGTGGCCTGCCGTTCTTCGCCATCACCATCCTGGCCGGGCTGGTCTCGATCCCCCGGGAGCTGTACGAGGCGGCCGAGGCGGATGGGGCCGGCCCGGTGGCGCGTTTCTGGCACGTGACCCTGCCCCTGCTCAGCCCGGTGCTGGCCATCGTCGTGTTGTTCTCGACCATCTTCACGTTCAGCGACTTCAACATCGTCTACGTGCTGACCCACGGCGGGCCCATCAACTCCACCCACCTCTTCGCCACCCTCGCCCGCCAGGTCGGGCTGGAGTCCGGGCAGATCGGCCAGGGCGCGGCGATCTCGCTCTACCTCTTCCCGGTCCTGGTGTTCGTGGTGTGGGTCCACCTGAGGTTCGTGCGGCGGCAGGCCTACTGA
- a CDS encoding Rdx family protein, with the protein MRARAGRLATSIEQTLGVRPRIRVGGFQAFDVYVDGRLVYGRKRDGELPSDEAILARIRSIEGGSA; encoded by the coding sequence TTGCGCGCCCGGGCCGGGCGCCTGGCCACATCGATCGAGCAGACGCTGGGAGTGCGTCCCCGGATCCGGGTCGGCGGGTTCCAGGCCTTCGACGTCTACGTGGACGGCCGACTCGTCTACGGCCGGAAGCGGGACGGCGAGCTCCCGAGTGACGAGGCGATCCTCGCCCGCATCCGCTCGATAGAAGGAGGCTCGGCATGA
- a CDS encoding DUF2283 domain-containing protein has translation MKVTYDEATDTLTVIFRDAPVAESDEDKPGVILDYDQAGNLVSVEVLEASKRVQEPRSVTLTLGAQG, from the coding sequence ATGAAGGTCACCTACGACGAGGCCACGGATACCCTTACGGTCATCTTTCGGGACGCACCGGTTGCCGAGAGTGACGAAGACAAGCCCGGCGTGATCCTGGATTACGACCAGGCGGGAAACCTCGTATCCGTAGAGGTTCTCGAGGCCTCGAAGCGTGTACAAGAGCCCCGGTCGGTCACGCTGACGCTAGGCGCGCAGGGCTGA
- the pepE gene encoding dipeptidase PepE, whose amino-acid sequence MRVLLISNSGRPFLEHCRGAIAVFLGSARRLAFVTAASLKDEESYHALARAALEPEPTGLIVDHLRWDRDPLPTLARAEAVFVGGGNTYALLERLSGSGLVSAIRERVRAGLPYIGSSAGANVAGPNILTTNDWNVVGFTAFEALSLVPFNINPHYKETDPAMAPGSETRDERIGEYLLVRDNPVVGIEEGTLLRVEDDAATVLGTGRVKLFLRGRPPRWFQAGEPLAFA is encoded by the coding sequence GTGCGCGTGCTCCTGATCAGCAACTCCGGTCGGCCTTTCCTGGAGCATTGCCGGGGAGCGATCGCCGTCTTCCTCGGGTCGGCCCGGCGCCTGGCCTTCGTGACCGCGGCCTCCCTCAAGGACGAGGAGTCGTATCACGCGCTGGCGCGGGCGGCTCTCGAGCCGGAGCCCACCGGGCTCATCGTCGACCACCTCCGCTGGGATCGCGACCCCCTGCCCACCCTGGCCCGGGCCGAGGCGGTCTTCGTGGGCGGCGGGAACACCTACGCGCTCCTCGAGCGGCTCTCCGGGTCGGGGCTTGTCTCGGCGATCCGCGAGCGCGTCCGGGCCGGGCTTCCGTACATCGGGTCGAGCGCCGGCGCCAACGTCGCCGGCCCGAACATCCTGACGACCAACGACTGGAACGTCGTCGGGTTCACCGCCTTCGAGGCATTGAGCCTGGTCCCCTTCAACATCAATCCGCACTACAAGGAAACCGATCCGGCCATGGCCCCGGGGAGCGAGACCCGGGACGAGCGGATCGGGGAGTACCTGCTGGTGCGCGACAATCCCGTGGTGGGCATCGAGGAAGGGACACTCCTGCGCGTCGAGGACGACGCGGCGACCGTCCTCGGCACCGGGCGGGTCAAGCTGTTTCTCCGGGGGCGCCCGCCCCGCTGGTTCCAGGCCGGCGAGCCGCTCGCATTCGCCTGA
- a CDS encoding ATP-dependent DNA helicase yields MSQRGVDPGVEPAAARILEGLNAAQVAGVTHDQGPLLIVAGAGTGKTTVLARRIAYLIATRHARPEEILALTFTDKAALEMEERVDVLVPYGYADVRISTFHAFGDWLLRENALEVGLTPAFRVLNRAEQVIFLRDRLFELPLAHYRPLGDPTRHLHALLALFGRAKDEDVSPEAYLAYAEALATEAAGGAAPSGPDDAERRDRAARDLELARAYATYQTLMAREGFVDFGDQIVYALRLCRERPYVLARYQRRFRYILVDEFQDTNYAQFELVKLLAARHRNVTVVGDDDQAIFRFRGASMSNILGFDRAYPDARRVVLTASYRSGQRLLDAAYRLIGHNNPDRLEVAEGIDKRLVSAVGDGSDPVHLHFETVTQEADHVAAAIEAEVAAGAARYEDFAILVRSNNDADAFLRSLNMRGIPWTFSGNQGLYGRPEVRLLIAFLRVVAHPDDAVSLFHLAASLLYGVPAVDLTRCGTYADRRHRWLFDVLRGLDGLGEVRDGLSPEGLEAIGRLVKDLERYMTLAGELSAGELLYRFLEDSGWLARMSKAAGAREEAEVQNVARFFRRIGEAAAVLRSDRVREFVNHLDALIEAGEDPAVAEAEADVPAVRLLTVHKAKGLEFPVVFVVGLVQGRFPWPSRADVLELPDVLVKDVLPAGDFHIQDERRLFYVAMTRARRALFLTSARDYGGRRERKVSQFVLEALDLGRDAARPFRNTALEELRRAAAPPQYADPALAEEPPLPPDAPLELSHRQVDDYETCPLKYRYIHVLRVPIRRHHAVVYGETLHRAVEHYLRRRAAGLYTPLEDLLVVFEREWRNEGFLTWAHEAARKQAGRAALTRFWHEEEASGAKPTHVEREFGFALGPDRVRGRWDRVDEADGAAVIIDYKSSDVRELERAEVRAAESLQLKLYALAWREMVGRLPARVELRFLESGVVGRAVPSDEDAGEAADAVRTAAAGIRARHFAAKPSFQACRYCAYNQICPYTASRA; encoded by the coding sequence ATGAGCCAGCGGGGCGTGGATCCCGGCGTCGAGCCCGCGGCGGCGCGGATCCTCGAGGGGCTCAACGCGGCCCAGGTCGCCGGGGTCACCCACGACCAGGGGCCGCTCCTCATCGTGGCTGGCGCCGGAACGGGCAAGACCACCGTTCTGGCCCGGCGCATCGCCTATCTGATCGCCACCCGGCACGCCCGTCCCGAGGAGATCCTCGCGCTCACGTTTACCGACAAGGCGGCGCTCGAGATGGAGGAGCGCGTCGACGTGCTGGTCCCCTACGGCTACGCCGACGTCCGCATCTCGACCTTTCACGCCTTCGGCGACTGGCTCCTCCGGGAAAACGCGCTCGAGGTGGGGCTGACGCCGGCCTTCCGGGTCCTGAACCGGGCCGAGCAGGTGATCTTCCTGCGCGACCGCCTCTTCGAGCTGCCCCTCGCCCACTACCGCCCCCTCGGCGACCCCACCCGACACCTCCACGCGCTCCTCGCGCTCTTCGGCCGCGCCAAGGACGAGGACGTCTCACCCGAGGCGTACCTGGCGTACGCGGAAGCGCTGGCCACCGAGGCCGCCGGGGGCGCCGCCCCGAGCGGGCCGGACGACGCCGAGCGGCGCGACCGGGCTGCGCGCGACCTCGAGCTGGCCCGGGCCTACGCCACCTACCAGACGCTGATGGCTCGCGAGGGGTTCGTCGACTTCGGGGATCAGATCGTCTACGCGCTGCGCCTGTGCCGGGAGCGGCCCTATGTCCTGGCTCGCTACCAGCGTCGGTTCCGGTACATCCTGGTCGACGAATTCCAGGACACCAACTATGCCCAGTTCGAGCTGGTGAAGCTGCTGGCCGCCCGCCACCGGAACGTGACGGTCGTCGGTGACGACGACCAGGCCATCTTCCGCTTCCGGGGCGCCTCCATGAGCAACATCCTCGGCTTCGACCGCGCCTACCCGGACGCCCGCCGCGTGGTGCTCACCGCGAGCTACCGCTCCGGGCAACGGCTCCTCGACGCCGCCTACCGGCTCATCGGGCACAACAACCCCGATCGCCTGGAGGTCGCCGAGGGGATCGACAAGCGCCTGGTCTCCGCGGTCGGAGACGGATCCGACCCCGTCCACCTCCACTTCGAGACGGTGACCCAGGAAGCCGACCACGTGGCGGCGGCCATCGAGGCCGAGGTGGCGGCGGGGGCGGCGCGCTACGAAGACTTCGCCATCCTGGTCCGGTCCAACAACGACGCCGATGCCTTCCTCCGGTCCCTCAACATGCGCGGCATCCCCTGGACCTTCTCCGGAAACCAGGGACTCTACGGCCGCCCCGAGGTCCGGCTCCTCATCGCGTTCCTCCGGGTGGTGGCCCATCCCGACGACGCGGTGAGTCTCTTTCACCTCGCCGCCTCTCTCCTCTACGGCGTGCCGGCGGTGGACCTGACCCGCTGCGGCACCTACGCCGACCGGCGGCACCGCTGGCTCTTCGACGTCCTGCGGGGGCTCGACGGCCTCGGCGAGGTGCGGGACGGTCTCTCGCCCGAGGGCCTGGAGGCGATCGGACGGCTCGTCAAGGACCTCGAGCGCTACATGACGCTGGCTGGCGAGCTCTCGGCGGGTGAGCTGCTGTATCGCTTCCTCGAGGACTCGGGGTGGCTCGCGCGGATGTCGAAGGCCGCGGGCGCCCGAGAGGAGGCCGAGGTCCAGAACGTCGCCAGGTTCTTCCGGCGCATCGGGGAGGCGGCGGCCGTGCTCCGGTCGGACCGGGTCCGGGAGTTCGTGAACCACCTCGATGCGCTCATCGAGGCCGGGGAGGACCCGGCGGTCGCGGAGGCCGAGGCCGACGTGCCGGCCGTCCGCCTCCTGACCGTCCACAAGGCCAAGGGGCTCGAGTTTCCCGTGGTCTTCGTGGTCGGGCTCGTCCAGGGTCGGTTCCCGTGGCCCAGCCGGGCCGACGTCCTGGAGCTCCCGGACGTGCTGGTCAAGGACGTGCTTCCCGCGGGCGACTTCCACATCCAGGACGAGCGCAGGCTCTTCTACGTGGCCATGACCCGCGCCAGGCGCGCCCTCTTCCTGACGTCGGCCCGCGACTACGGGGGGAGGCGGGAGCGCAAGGTGAGCCAGTTCGTCCTGGAGGCGCTGGACCTCGGGCGCGATGCGGCCCGGCCGTTTCGGAACACGGCCCTGGAGGAGCTGCGGCGGGCGGCCGCCCCCCCGCAGTACGCCGATCCGGCCCTGGCCGAGGAGCCGCCCCTTCCCCCCGACGCTCCCCTCGAGCTCTCCCACCGGCAGGTCGACGACTACGAGACCTGTCCGCTCAAGTACCGCTACATCCACGTGCTCCGTGTGCCGATCCGGCGCCACCACGCGGTGGTCTACGGCGAGACCCTCCACCGCGCCGTCGAGCACTACTTGCGACGTCGCGCGGCCGGGCTCTACACGCCCCTGGAGGACCTCCTCGTCGTCTTCGAGCGGGAGTGGCGCAACGAGGGCTTCCTCACCTGGGCCCACGAAGCGGCCCGCAAGCAGGCCGGGCGGGCGGCGCTGACGCGCTTCTGGCACGAGGAGGAGGCGTCCGGGGCGAAGCCGACCCACGTGGAGCGCGAGTTCGGCTTCGCCCTGGGCCCCGACCGGGTACGCGGCCGCTGGGATCGCGTGGACGAGGCCGACGGAGCCGCGGTCATCATCGACTACAAGTCCTCGGACGTCCGCGAGCTGGAGCGGGCGGAGGTGCGGGCGGCCGAGAGCCTCCAGCTCAAGCTCTACGCGCTGGCCTGGCGGGAGATGGTCGGGCGCCTACCGGCCCGAGTGGAGCTACGGTTCCTCGAGTCCGGGGTGGTGGGTCGCGCCGTGCCCTCCGACGAGGACGCTGGCGAGGCCGCCGACGCCGTCAGGACCGCCGCGGCCGGCATCCGCGCCCGCCACTTCGCGGCGAAGCCCTCCTTCCAGGCCTGCCGCTACTGCGCCTACAACCAGATCTGTCCCTACACGGCCAGTCGCGCATAG
- a CDS encoding carbohydrate ABC transporter permease — MAVRRRPLLTKIALHLGLVPFLVFALFPFYHMTLTSLKTDRELYDRHSVPLLIRQGVTFEHYAKLLWETAFLTWTKNSVLITVLATTISVLIGTVAAYALARLKFFGVETFGTGIFITYLVPTSLLFLPLAQVVHWLGLADSKWALVVTYPTFLVPFCTWLLMGYFRTVPKEVEECAMVDGATRIQALLRIVLPIAVPGLVCAILFAFTLSWNEFIYALTFTSSSEEITASVGVTSELIRGDIYFWGSLMAGAVLGSVPIVVLYVFFLDYYVSGLTAGAVK; from the coding sequence ATGGCGGTCCGGCGGCGCCCGTTGCTGACGAAGATCGCCCTGCACCTGGGACTGGTGCCGTTCCTCGTCTTCGCGCTGTTCCCCTTCTACCACATGACGCTGACCTCCCTGAAGACCGACCGCGAGCTCTATGATCGCCACTCGGTGCCGCTCCTGATCCGCCAGGGGGTGACCTTCGAGCACTACGCGAAGCTGCTCTGGGAGACCGCCTTCCTCACCTGGACCAAGAACAGCGTGCTCATCACCGTACTCGCCACGACCATCTCGGTCCTGATCGGCACCGTCGCCGCCTACGCCCTGGCCCGGCTCAAGTTCTTCGGCGTCGAGACGTTCGGGACCGGCATCTTCATCACCTATCTGGTGCCGACCTCTCTGCTCTTCCTCCCGCTGGCCCAGGTGGTGCACTGGCTCGGGCTGGCCGACTCCAAGTGGGCCCTGGTGGTGACGTACCCGACCTTCCTGGTCCCGTTCTGCACGTGGCTCCTGATGGGGTACTTCCGGACGGTGCCGAAGGAAGTCGAGGAGTGCGCGATGGTCGACGGCGCCACCCGGATCCAGGCTCTGCTCCGCATCGTGCTGCCCATCGCGGTGCCGGGCCTGGTCTGCGCCATCCTGTTCGCCTTCACGCTCTCCTGGAACGAGTTCATCTACGCGCTGACCTTCACGTCGTCCTCGGAGGAGATCACGGCCAGCGTGGGGGTGACCAGCGAGCTGATCCGCGGCGACATCTACTTCTGGGGCTCGCTCATGGCCGGCGCCGTGCTCGGCTCGGTGCCGATCGTCGTCCTCTACGTCTTCTTCCTCGACTACTACGTCTCGGGCCTCACCGCCGGCGCCGTGAAGTAG